Sequence from the Pecten maximus chromosome 8, xPecMax1.1, whole genome shotgun sequence genome:
AGAACGCATTTAAAAGTATTAGAAAAAAAGGAATACTGAAGTTTTGAACCTTATGGGGTTATTTGGATCTGATGTGGAGTATtgattttggcgggaaaaccaTAGTAGTCGGGAGCCGGCGGTAGACGGCAGTATTATATGACACTATCTGATCTGCTACCGgacatttttatttactttctgTGACAATTAATGCTGGTTGTttgtcattaatacaatgtCTGGTGAATTCTAGTGTGGACATTATTGGTTTCGACGTCAATCATGTCGTAACAATGTCTACCTATGTATTCAGGTCCATATAAATCGCAAATCAAGTGATGTTGTTCAAGCATATACATCACTTTTCTGGTGCAATGGAACAGAACTAACTTAaatcattgaccttgaccttgaaatacaaatggtggctgtaaataatatataatataattatggCATATAGAGtcatttcaattatcaaaaccGCTCTTATTAGACACTTTGAAGAAATCTAAACGTAACAAGAAGCTCGTCTTTAGGAAAAATGGTTCAACCGTAGAGTTTGACGTAAAATATGCAGATTTCTAAAGCTGGTCCCAAACACTAATTGTCTCGAAACCATTCCTTTTACTGTGCTCACATGTCTTAATAATATCTACTATGAGCATTTTTAGTAAATGAAATACCTCGCTATATGCCATACCTGTGCAATATTACTCACAGCCTCCATTTGCATTTCGAGGTCAAAAGagaatcaatgtttatatttctataacgttAAATCTGATCAAACAAATGCTCATGCGacctgctatagacacttgtgagcataacggcattggtatattttgtgcaatatacataattaaCATGAGCTTTCTGTGTTGTCCTGAAACATTTTACGCATGTTTTGCCGAAatttacaggtacatgtagcttAACCTATTAACTGTCAAATGCAAGACCCATAGATAGCCATGATGCATATTAACAATTGGTCAAGTTACTTCGGTTTAATTACAACAGAATAGTGATTAATAGgcatgtaaaatatcactggatttgaTATTTACATGAACTTAATTATTGCCGTTTCCTTGTCTCTTGTCTACAATAAACTGTAGAATAAGATTGTTCttttatgtaatacatatacaattgtacatagACTGTATGGCCATAGGATAAGTTGTTTCCGAGAATGTTTTCCCTGCCACACGTGCATCATCCTGGTGATCTCCGCAGCACGCGCTGTCTACCGGCGGGACTTTGTTTACATTCAATCAAAAGCTAGCAGTAGCGAAGTATACGCGGGACCTCAGGTTGTTTTTCCTATGATTACTTACAGAGAGGTTTTCGACGATTGCTAGACATTTCCCTTGTGTTCTCATTACACGTGCATATTGAGGCTGCTATTTATTATTAGTATTCAGTAAGTAAATACACAGATTTAGTTCTTCAGCCGACCAGTTTGGACAAAGAGCGAATTAGGCCTAATGCGCGAGAGTTTACGGTACTTACGGCGGACTGCCAGTTTCGGTTCACACGGTGCGATATGTTACTAGGCCGAGGAAAACGGGGAGCGATGACGTCACCATTGTGCTGATACTTGAAGTGAAACGGAATTGTAACAATATGTAGAATAATAAACGTAGTCACCTCGCTCGGCGCCTTCACCAACCGGACAGTCTGACAGGCGCTTGTAACGCAAACACGGATGGTACAGTTATTGCCAATTCTGCGaggaaatttgagaaaagaACACCAATAAAGCTTAACTAACATCTCTTGAACAATATAAAGAAACACACTTCAACATATTGAAAAGCGTTTCttaagcaaaacaaaaaacaaaaatagaaaaacgGAAAGATCTTTTAGCAAGGGGAAACAACTCATAGCGGTAAATGCATTTTCTGCGTTGCATGTGAACACTACTCCCATTTCGTATTACTCATCGTTAGCGCCTTCTTATGGGAGTTATCTGTCCCTAAACACTAAACTAGGCGGTAGGCCAACCGGAAAGATAAAAACAAGGGCGATGatatcaagggagataatacaaTCACCAGATTAGGGAATATCGGCAAGAATGAGTCGGAGATACGGAGCGCCCATAAGATGACTGTTGAACACTTATAGATTGGGAGATAACACCTTAATCCTAATCTTAATTATGTGGTCTGTACAGCCACTTACAATGTATCAAATGTCAGCCgattaacaaatataaatatggTTTAGAATCGTATTATTAGTTTCTTTAGTAGATGACTATTTAGATTCGATCTCCAACATATCATAGAAATGAAGGTAGATACTCGTACTTTTGTCATTTCTAAGCAGTAAAAAACGTGGCAGGTCCAAGACTGATATTATAAAAAATGGTCTGACATCTATCTATTGTAAGACACATGTTTACTGACACAGGCACGTGTGCACGTACATAACATGCGTGTACATCAATTAGTAGGAAAGCATGCTATACATGCCTGTCTAGCGACGGAGGATACACACGGGATTCCGACAATACACCCCTCCCCTCAACATACCTCCTCATATACAATACACCCCTCCCCTCAACATACCTCCTCATATATCTGTTTTCATTAATTCCAAGTACAGTcaccatgtattaacaaataCTTTGTAAGTTCCCACGAGCACCCCTATCCTCATTGTATACACAAGGAGGTGGTTTATCGTGTTGTAGGCTTGTTAATTAAGGGACATACTTGTGGTCTCGGCCTCTGTTAATTTCAATTTCCCCTATCTACCACGAGTCCGCAGTGACTCAGCGGGAAAGATAAGATGAACAGTATTTTCTATGCTCATAATTAACTCATAAGTAGAAGAGGTCGGGAGCTGCATCCCGGAGACAGCCTGTTATCGTACATTGTTGATAAAACAAGATCTCGGTGACGAGGTTGACGAAGTGACGTAACCTCGATCCAGGAGGTTTGATTGCCCGCGGTGGAGGGAATGGATGACTATTCCCTTAGACTGGGAAATAAATCAATGTGATGTTGACAGTTATCAGGTGTGATTGTACCATGTGGGGGTAATGTCATGTAAGTCAGGGTCCAGGTGGGGTAGTTTTAGAGGAGGAAATTGGGCGGAACAGGTATTTCATTATTACACATAGAACATCAAAAGCGAGGCAATAAGACTTCAAGGTAAATACTGAACACCCCCAGACCGCAACACATGTGGCTGAATGTCAGTAATTATACAATTAGGCCTTATTGGACTGTACAACTGTTTCCTAATAAGTAAACCTCTGTGTGTAATATAACATTGAGCAGGTGCGTCAGTACCCCCTAGCGCCACGACTGATGAGATATGCATGTACATGGAGTTCTCGTGATTCTCTCATGTGTTATACATTCTAACCTCTGGACATCAATAAATTGTCGCTGCTACCAGCAAAGTATTTGCATAACAAATCATGAAATTGCAGGCCTCGTGATATGATAATATGATGAACGACGGGTACATTGGCAATAATGTTTATACCAGTATTTTATGGCGATGCACCTCTCCATCATATCGGTCCGCCGGTCACATAAGATATTTCCTTTGTTTCTTATGTCCTACGAATATGTCATaatactgttgtatattttcattatctttcTTTAAGAAGagaaaattgaagtttggtGTGCTTAATAGTGACATGGGCGATGTGGTATTGTGTTTTATGCAGACAAAATGTTTCCATACATTCTACAGCGTGGCAAATCGCTGAAGAATGTCGTGAGAACAAGAGGAAATATTTGCAGAACAAACCACCGTGTTGTACCAGGATTGTTTCGTCTGAAGTCATCGCCTGTTGTTCCCATCAACGGCGGGATAAATGAGTAAACCTCCCTCTGCGCACTGAACCGTGTTAGGCTGCAGATACTGCCAGTGCTGTAACGATTCTTGCCATCATATATCGTTTTCTATCTTTATCAGCAGACCAGCAGAACGAGATAAAGGCATAAGCACGAACCTTCCTCTCATCATCATTCGCGATCATCAAGAGCATGGTCATGCGTGCACCGGAAGTAAATCTTCAGAAGGCACcatcttgtttgtttttttcacaaAGGTCACTATCGTGCCTTTGGAGAATTCCGATACATTCCGAATGACATTCCATCCGCCAGTTGTTATGTAACACAATGAAACATCAAAGGAGAAATTGAACTTATGGACGAGGTTTGAATTACCAACAACTTAGCAAGGCCGCCATTGTGTCGGCTTGGAAGGGTGTATACGTCTTTGTGCGATGGAGAGCTGGTGAATGCTGACTAACCATGACAACCATAAAAGACGATAATCCGAGTATCTAGTGGATTCGTACATAGGAATCGTTGGATTTCTTAGAAAAGGAGATATCTTGTTTTTCTCAATGAAAAAGTCATCTGATAGGTCTTTCGTTGAAATAATTACAATCAATCGGCGTTTTAGTTTCTGggtatttatttcacaaaaacaATTTCAGCACTAGTGCACTACcaatataaaattgttaatGGGTTACTGCGAGAGTAGGTTTTATCAGGAAATGTTTCTATATCGTGTTTTATGTAATCACGTCCTGATGCCACACAGTAGTTGAAAAGTAGACTCTGACCTTACCAACCTTTCGAGAAGTTTTTTCCTCCTTTTTTTTAACCACAAGGTATTCATATTTCACCATTTAATCATTGGGACCTAATTATCTAAACATAAATAACACCGGCGTCTGTTTTATACACTATATTATCGGCACGTTACACTCGATCCATCTATGATCCCCAGGGCAGTTAAAGCATAGTCAGCTTtcgtaagtacatcacacaaaTCGCGGTAATCGGAAATAcacattttacaataataacgttttgtataattaaacataAGTCTGGCTAGTTTTTTCTCAGCCATTTTGATTAACATATCGGAATTTCAAATTTCTAACATTATAGAATATGATTTTAGTCATGGAGAAGATTCTAGAATAAAGCTGAAGGTAGTTTTAAACATGGTTCACGCTTGACGATTACGTGTTACAGTGGCTGGTTAGATAACGAGGACGAGGCCGACAACGAGGCGAGATTTATAGTCGTCATGACAACGAGGCGAGATTTATTGCCGCCATGACAAGATATTTCATTCACAAATATATCAGGGTTCTGTGTGACGAAAAATGATTCATAGTTCAAAGTTAACTTACTGTGTAATCCATTTTGAACGGATCTTAAAATTTTCACatgcatataaatatatcaacaaaagTTTAGTGTTGAttgtgaaatttaaatatttattttatcaaaataaatggaGCCTAAACATATAGAATCTAGATCAGTATATGAAAGCTGCTAATCTAAGACCGTTTACTTAATATCTACTCCAAAAATAGCACAAGTGATGAGAAGTGGACTTGGTGGTAAGAACAAGATAACTCTCCACCAAGCGGGAAACAAATCACCATCTCTTTACTTTACAATGATCTCtttcactttttaaaaacatttttcacattttccAGATCCGAAATAATATCAGAATTCTAAGTATAAATGATAATCATCTTGTGTAAATCAGACATGCAGTCACAGTTTGTCATATGATGCCTTGATTACATCACAATAATCctgtctacatatacatgtacagtggatATAGTACTTGGTGTGTCGTCCCTGTTAAATCGTCAATGGTTCGTTTTCtaatgataaatacaaaatatgcaaaacaaagggagataagccaCTATTTCTCCATTGTTGGTGACATAAGACTGGCATTTTTGTTTAACAGCTTCACTAACGAAGCTGtgataataattacatgtaattagttAATTACCCTACAGCATGCGATCCTAAGACATAAGTTAGTCGCATAAGAAACTGGCCAGGCACCCAGTCAACATCTGCTGGGTCTATTACCGCCTCCTGGAGTCTCTGGCCGAGTTCCAGTCGCCCCTCTTGCAATTTCAATTACTCCCGAGGTTGCCTGCTTCTCGCCTTGCCAGATCTACAAGTTGTTTATTTCTCCTCGTCTATGATCATCTAACATTAGCGTGTGTCAACGTGGTGGAATAGTCGATCAGGGTTATTGTAGTGCTTGTTTTCGGAATAAAACTGGTCCTGGTTGTTAAAGCTCTTGTTCCAAGTATTTTCCTGGTGTAAACTAACATACTTGTTTAAACATTCTGTCAATGAATTGTAATCAAAGTGATATCGCACCGGCGTCTATAGCCTGTCACTGTGCATGTTCAGATGCACGTAGCCTGCTAGTTCTACACGGCTATGGACGGAAATAGTCTATCATGTACTCCTGACAgtgtatggtccaatatagcTTTGGGTTTTAAATGTGACAAATGTGACATGACATAACGAGATTTTAATAGAGGCCGATATGTATTAATCAAGACAAAGTTTTggaatgttaacaaatatcGTGTTTGAACCAGATGTCAGACTTATTATTACTATAGCAACTGCGAATTCAATGTTGAAATGTGTGAATTTCTTCAAATGCTAGCTTAAAACAataaaccccaagctatctGAAGTAGATGTTGAGCTTACGATATTAGTCCTCAAAAACGTGCATCTTTAGTCTTTATATAAACTCCCGTAAAACAGCAGGCTTGATAAGGTTCGGCTATTTTGGATATTCACACTCCCACACTTGATTGCATATCAATTGCAATTTAACATGAAACAGAAAAGAGAAAGATACGAGATGGAAGATGCCTCTAAAAATGCCATTATGTGTCCTATTACTCGGTACAATCACTgataaacctacatgtacattataataaGAAGATCCTTACCCCATTCAGCTCCACTACTTTACAGAGGATCAAAGGGAGCTTATCATCGTTTTCagatgaaatattgatattgtcaCCTAAAAAGATCAGCCGAAGGcacatgtaaattgtttaccaGAAAGTCTTTTAGTTTTAGTAATTAGCAATTACTATGACGTCTTCCAGGTATCACCATAGCAACAACGTTAACAACATATTTTAATGgtttctattattattattattttttattatcgtTTTCTTTGAGGTCTACCGAATGTTGTTAAAGTaaccatattttttttgttacagATTGCCATGACGTCTACAAAAGTGGAGGTCTTCGTTACGAGGGTGACTATTACATCATGATACAACCGGAAAGAGCCCCTGCCCCCTACAAAGCACTGTGTAAAGCTAGAGAAGACGGTGGTaagtatcaaataaaaaaaatgactgaTACAACTTTAACTCATTCTTTGATAATCTTAATTATCAAACTACTTCTGAAACACTTGTCAGAAAAAAGTCACAATTTCGAGAGTTGTCTTTCCTGTAATGGTGTCGATATCATGATTCACGCTTAATAATGATGTGTTGGGACAGTATCAAAGTGGGACCCTTGTGTTATAAAGCTGCCATAAGATTAGAGATAGATCTCGTATACACGTGCTACTGTTAACATTCGATTGAACTCCACATGTAACCATTCAATGCTTGCCCTTGTAGGTTGGACGGTGCTACAGCGCCGCCTGGACGGGTCCGTGGATTTTTACCGGAACTGGACCGAATACAAAAACGGATTCGGGAGTTTATCCGGCGAGTTCTGGATAGGGAATGACAATATCTATCGTCTCAGTAACCAAGGTGGGTAGTCAGACGTGTAGTCGTAACTGACAGCGTGTGAAGTGTATCAGTCGGACATGTGATATTGAATTTCACCAGATTCGCCCTACAATCCTCTCGTTAGTTTTACACACATTGCTagaaatacacacatatacacacacagtATCATATATTTTAATGCAGCTAATGATAAACAAACTAGACTTATTGTGTGAAATACTATTGTGACTGTaaagaatatttgaaaaatcaaTTTGTCAGTCACAGAATCTTATAGTATGAAGtaaaaactaaaacattgaaaacctagagcaaaattaaataaataaataaatgagcAATATGTGATGCTTTACCATGTGTACCTAGATCTTTACGTCAGGATGTCAAGTACATGAACAATACATCGCAGTACCAGTAACTAGCCCACGGTACCAGTAACTAGCCCACGGTACAACGCGGTGTAATACATCGTAATGCCAGTAACTAGCCCACGGTACAACGCGGTGTAATACATCTTAGTACCAGTAACTAGCCCACGGTACAACGCGGTGTAATACATCGTAATGCCAGTAACTAGCCCACGGTACAACGCGGTGTGATACATCGTAGTACCAGTAACTAGCCCACGGTACAACGCGGTGTAATACATCGTAATGCCAGTAACTAGCCCACGGTACAACGCGGTGTGATACATCGTAGTACCAGTAACTAGCCCACGGTACAACGCGGTGTAATACATCGTAATGCCAGTAACTAGCCCACGGTACAACGCGGTGTAATACATCGTAGTACCAGTAACTAGCCCACGGTACAACGCGGTGCAATACATCGTAATGCCAGTAACTAGCCCTCGGTACAACGCGGTGTAATACATCGTAATGCCAGTAACTAGCCCGCGGTACAACGCGGTGCAATACATCGTAGTACCAGTAACTATAGCCCACGGTACAACGCGGTGCAATACATCGTAGTACCAGTAACTAGCCCACGGTACAACGCGGTGTAATACATCTTAGTACCAGTAACTAGCCCACGGTACAACGCGGTGTAATACATCTTAGTACCAGTAACTAGCCCACGGTACATCACGGTGTAATACATCTTAGTACCAGTAACTAGCCCGCGGTGTGGAAACCCGTTGATATCCTGTCCCGGACAAGTAACCTACCAGGAACAGTTGTTATCCTGGACACAGATAACGAAGCACTACCGTGTCTTAACATCAATTTTCGTGTAGAGTCTCGCTACGTGCCGGAATCTGTGGAAACCTAAGTTACACTTCAAACAGGAGATAACATTTCAACAGCGTTAATTTAACTACTTTGCACGTGATCAAGTGTGCCTCAACAATATTACAACATTCCTAACAAATACTAATATCATAACATTTAGAATTAATGTTCTCAAAATCAAATACTGTGTTACATAATTCTAAAGTAAAACTGATTTACGTTATAATTCCCGATTAATGAAATAGAAGTGCGGGTTATTTTGGGGTACAAACTGACAGATAAGTATCTATAACACTGTGAGAAAGCTCTATTTCGTGTAACAATTGGCAAGATGAACACATCCTCTTTGTCTTTAACGTTTGTTTATCTCTCGGTATGCTCACTCTTCCTTTGGCGTATTTAACAGCTTGagcatttttaatgtttttataataCCCAATGTTAAACATCCTTGAAAACCAAGTGCGTTTTGTGATGTTATCCAAGATTGCTCTCCCCTTCCTTTATGGTTTTATCGGTAGGTGTTCGCGTGCTCCCGCGTCGCTTGTACGTCCCTCTTACCATATTTCACGTCAAATTTATACACGCGACCATCTtctgaaattaaaatttaaaagaaaacaatgaaataaataaagaaaattatatcattttttatgcatCTAAAAACTTAATGGGATTGCTTATGATAAATTGTCTCCATAAGTTGTTAGGGAAAGATATAAAGTCTTTGAATATATGTTGAGGATTATTAACGGGATTATATACTATGATTGACTTACTTTGATCCATATAATGTCCCTGAAAATGACGAGGTTTTTCCTGTATGCCTCGCTCACGCTTGTCAATGAAAGGGGTAGAAGGTTCCGCATGCTGAATGTTCGACTTTCGGTTCGCCACCGGCGTTTGCCGTTTGGCTGAAAATCCTGTCAATGATGGCGTCGATCCAAATTGACGAAAATCAGTAGCAATTGTCTGCCTGTATCTGCCCTGTGGATTTTTGTCTGCCTGCACAGGGGCAGTGTAAGGCATTCGCGCTCGGGTTGGAGAGTGCATGGCAAAAGGAGGAGCAGTGCGCGTGACATTGTTCTCCCAATCATCGTCTTCCTCTCCAATTACACTTAGACCCGAGTCCTGGTCAAACTCACGGTTCGCCCTCTGACGGCCATTGCCACTACTGGCCGTCCAGGGGTATGTAAACACATATTGTTGTGCGGGTTGAATATGTCTGTGT
This genomic interval carries:
- the LOC117333160 gene encoding uncharacterized protein LOC117333160, translated to MYRHSYRGDSYRDPNQNRVELNILKLDADGNSVYDDDLDPNICRCFPRTSQKTIPSMLYDHINCPHVEHRHIQPAQQYVFTYPWTASSGNGRQRANREFDQDSGLSVIGEEDDDWENNVTRTAPPFAMHSPTRARMPYTAPVQADKNPQGRYRQTIATDFRQFGSTPSLTGFSAKRQTPVANRKSNIQHAEPSTPFIDKRERGIQEKPRHFQGHYMDQKDGRVYKFDVKYGKRDVQATREHANTYR